From one Staphylococcus kloosii genomic stretch:
- the mraZ gene encoding division/cell wall cluster transcriptional repressor MraZ encodes MFMGEYEHQLDTKGRMIVPSKFRYDLNERFIITRGLDKCLFGYTLEEWQVIEEKMKTLPMTKKDARKFMRMFFSGAVEVELDKQGRINIPQNLRQYANLDKECTVIGVSNRIEIWDRETWNGFYEESEDSFEEIAEDLIDFDF; translated from the coding sequence ATGTTCATGGGAGAATACGAACACCAGTTAGATACTAAGGGACGTATGATCGTTCCATCTAAATTTCGTTATGACTTAAATGAACGTTTTATTATCACCCGAGGCCTTGATAAATGTTTATTTGGCTACACTTTGGAAGAATGGCAAGTTATTGAGGAAAAGATGAAAACTTTACCAATGACAAAGAAAGACGCACGTAAATTTATGCGTATGTTCTTTTCTGGTGCTGTTGAAGTAGAACTTGATAAACAAGGGCGTATTAACATACCTCAAAATTTGAGACAATACGCAAACTTAGATAAAGAATGTACAGTAATCGGTGTATCAAATCGTATAGAGATTTGGGACAGAGAAACTTGGAATGGCTTCTACGAAGAATCAGAGGATAGTTTCGAAGAGATTGCTGAAGATTTAATAGATTTTGATTTTTAA
- the bshC gene encoding bacillithiol biosynthesis cysteine-adding enzyme BshC: MDCMTTKLNEKDQFITSLANSDETLNKFYQFDAMAHDNYKYKVEQSTNGREQQLANVIHQYMSDLTLSQQQLSNIEQLREGAKVVIGGQQAGLFGGPLYTFHKIFSIITLSQSLAEDHATPVVPVFWIAGEDHDFDEVNHTFVYSSHEAQLHKVKYHTLEPPEDSMSNYYPNKLQLKDALNQFFKHQPETKHTKELLTLSHSIIDRYDSWTAMFKALLHEVFKEYGVLFIDAQDKYLRTLEQPFLKELITRFNEVDEAFRSAQDKLKSHGFEQMIQTDTNVHLFIEEDNMRQLLTFEDGKFKTSKSNSFYTKEELLNIVEQSPERFSNNVVTRPLMEEWLFNTIAFVGGPSEIKYWAELNEVFETLNIEMPIVIPRLRISYINERIEKLSSKYALPIEEIIAEGTESAKDKFIRAHASDTFINNIEELKQQQSQVFESLKEELQNNNDNKVLLEKNNNIHMQQYDYLIKRYLLNIERENDISMKHFRELNHSLHPMEGLQERIWNPLQIMNEFGIDVFSPSTYPPLSYTFEHIVIKP; the protein is encoded by the coding sequence ATGGATTGTATGACGACAAAATTAAACGAAAAAGATCAATTCATAACGAGCCTTGCTAATAGTGATGAAACGTTAAATAAATTTTATCAATTTGATGCCATGGCCCATGATAATTATAAATACAAAGTGGAACAATCCACGAATGGTAGGGAACAACAACTTGCAAATGTTATTCATCAATATATGAGTGATTTAACTTTGTCTCAGCAGCAACTTTCAAATATTGAACAATTAAGAGAAGGGGCGAAAGTAGTAATTGGTGGCCAACAGGCTGGTTTATTTGGTGGGCCTCTATATACTTTTCATAAAATATTCTCAATTATAACTTTAAGTCAGTCTTTAGCTGAAGATCATGCTACACCTGTTGTACCTGTGTTTTGGATAGCCGGTGAAGATCATGACTTTGATGAAGTTAATCATACATTTGTATATAGTAGTCATGAAGCTCAATTACATAAAGTGAAATACCATACTTTAGAACCGCCCGAAGATAGCATGTCTAATTATTATCCAAATAAATTACAATTAAAAGATGCTTTAAATCAATTTTTCAAACATCAACCTGAGACAAAGCATACCAAAGAATTGTTAACATTAAGTCACAGTATAATTGATCGTTATGATAGTTGGACAGCAATGTTTAAGGCGTTATTACATGAAGTTTTTAAAGAATATGGCGTATTATTTATTGATGCTCAAGATAAATATTTAAGAACATTGGAACAGCCTTTCTTAAAAGAGTTAATAACTCGATTTAATGAGGTGGATGAAGCATTTAGGTCGGCACAAGATAAATTAAAATCTCACGGTTTCGAACAAATGATTCAAACTGACACAAATGTGCATTTATTTATCGAAGAAGATAATATGCGACAATTATTAACTTTCGAAGACGGCAAATTTAAAACAAGTAAATCCAATTCCTTCTATACTAAAGAAGAATTATTAAATATTGTAGAACAGTCGCCAGAAAGGTTTTCTAATAATGTTGTCACACGTCCATTAATGGAAGAATGGTTATTCAATACTATAGCTTTTGTAGGTGGACCAAGTGAAATAAAATATTGGGCAGAGTTAAATGAAGTTTTTGAAACATTAAATATAGAAATGCCTATCGTTATTCCTAGATTAAGAATAAGTTATATTAATGAAAGAATTGAAAAGTTATCATCAAAATACGCTCTTCCAATAGAAGAAATAATTGCGGAAGGTACAGAAAGTGCCAAAGATAAATTTATACGTGCGCATGCATCAGATACTTTTATTAATAACATCGAAGAACTTAAGCAACAACAATCGCAAGTTTTTGAGTCTTTAAAAGAAGAATTACAAAATAATAACGACAATAAAGTGTTGTTGGAAAAAAATAATAATATTCATATGCAGCAATATGATTATTTAATTAAACGTTATTTATTAAATATTGAACGTGAAAACGACATTAGCATGAAACACTTTAGGGAATTAAATCATTCACTCCACCCAATGGAAGGATTACAAGAAAGAATATGGAATCCATTACAAATTATGAATGAATTTGGGATAGATGTGTTCAGTCCCTCCACCTATCCACCACTTTCCTACACTTTTGAACATATAGTTATAAAACCTTGA
- a CDS encoding N-acetyltransferase, with the protein MTSVKRLDINYKTDELFEDFRNFGNKDLYMVDELRGEMIDASSESPFYGIYVGERLGARMALYRKGEVEVEHFPEYDDYLIIWKLEVLKDFQDRGYGTELLDFAKSHGLPIKVIARNQSKDFFIKQGFKDLQQKNNEDYDVLVWEP; encoded by the coding sequence ATGACAAGCGTAAAGCGTCTTGATATAAACTATAAAACCGATGAATTGTTCGAAGATTTTAGAAACTTCGGTAATAAAGACTTATATATGGTAGATGAACTACGTGGTGAAATGATTGATGCAAGTTCTGAATCTCCATTCTATGGTATCTATGTAGGTGAACGATTAGGTGCAAGGATGGCTCTATATAGAAAAGGCGAAGTCGAAGTAGAACATTTCCCAGAGTACGATGATTATTTAATTATTTGGAAATTAGAAGTCTTAAAAGATTTCCAAGATCGTGGTTACGGCACCGAATTATTAGACTTTGCAAAATCACACGGATTACCTATTAAAGTAATCGCACGAAATCAATCAAAAGACTTTTTCATTAAACAAGGATTTAAAGATTTACAACAAAAAAACAATGAAGACTACGATGTATTAGTATGGGAACCTTAA
- a CDS encoding YjjG family noncanonical pyrimidine nucleotidase, whose product MKEGTILFDFDDTLVDFEAAETYAFYKMVDRYNFNASSQDFNYFTKVNQQHWQDFQKGKLSKEEVLSQRFERFFESYNIHVDGEQADHIFRDELANAPLTYFDNMLNTLKELSQKFNLYIVTNGVLETQERRIDKSAFKDLFDDVFVSEQTGYQKPMPEFFDYVFDKIGEHRRSNTMIVGDSLSSDILGGINAKIKTCWFNPRHLINDTNIEADLTINHFEELLVTI is encoded by the coding sequence ATGAAGGAAGGCACAATACTGTTTGATTTTGATGATACATTAGTGGATTTTGAAGCTGCTGAAACATATGCTTTTTATAAAATGGTAGATCGTTATAATTTTAATGCATCTTCACAAGACTTTAATTATTTCACAAAAGTTAATCAACAACATTGGCAAGACTTTCAAAAAGGGAAGTTATCTAAAGAAGAAGTATTATCGCAACGTTTTGAACGTTTTTTTGAAAGTTATAATATCCATGTAGATGGTGAACAAGCTGATCATATTTTTAGAGATGAATTAGCCAATGCACCGTTAACTTATTTTGATAATATGTTAAATACATTAAAAGAGTTAAGTCAAAAATTTAATTTATATATAGTTACTAATGGTGTATTAGAGACGCAAGAACGAAGAATAGACAAGTCTGCGTTTAAAGATTTATTTGATGACGTATTTGTATCTGAACAAACAGGTTATCAAAAACCTATGCCTGAATTTTTTGATTATGTATTTGATAAAATTGGTGAGCATCGACGAAGCAATACAATGATAGTTGGTGATTCATTAAGTTCAGATATACTAGGAGGCATCAATGCTAAAATAAAAACGTGTTGGTTTAATCCTAGACATCTAATTAACGACACTAATATTGAGGCAGATTTAACCATTAATCATTTCGAAGAATTGTTAGTAACAATATAA
- a CDS encoding DUF805 domain-containing protein, with the protein MFYINFWKRAFDFKGTANILEFIACVFFNLLIGLCIMISGFLVPISWENAIVDLYYIVLLLMVVPTISMFVRVIRTFNRKNKSQ; encoded by the coding sequence ATGTTTTATATAAATTTTTGGAAACGAGCATTTGATTTTAAAGGAACAGCTAATATTTTAGAATTTATAGCATGTGTATTTTTTAATTTGTTAATTGGTTTATGTATAATGATAAGTGGATTTTTAGTTCCAATTTCATGGGAAAATGCTATTGTTGATTTGTACTATATTGTATTATTGTTAATGGTAGTACCAACAATTTCTATGTTTGTACGTGTAATTAGAACTTTTAATAGAAAAAATAAGAGTCAGTAA
- a CDS encoding antibiotic biosynthesis monooxygenase family protein, with amino-acid sequence MFVAQVTFSTKDFEVRSILDEKASHAKEDFEGFQGFKGAEVWKNETKTKLEYVIVSKWDDKNDFQAWVSRPDHVEEHKNMNKAAEEQEKAKYQKIDKQIKKFELVE; translated from the coding sequence CACAAGTTACATTTTCAACAAAAGATTTTGAAGTACGTTCTATTTTAGATGAGAAAGCAAGTCATGCTAAAGAAGACTTTGAAGGCTTTCAAGGATTCAAAGGTGCGGAAGTCTGGAAAAATGAGACTAAAACTAAATTAGAATATGTTATTGTTTCAAAATGGGACGATAAAAATGACTTTCAAGCTTGGGTTTCTAGACCGGATCATGTTGAAGAACATAAAAATATGAATAAAGCAGCTGAAGAACAAGAAAAAGCAAAGTATCAAAAAATAGATAAGCAAATAAAAAAATTTGAACTTGTAGAGTAA